A DNA window from Fragaria vesca subsp. vesca linkage group LG3, FraVesHawaii_1.0, whole genome shotgun sequence contains the following coding sequences:
- the LOC101313484 gene encoding acyl-CoA--sterol O-acyltransferase 1-like produces MVMELGEMGSFIKVWLTVFLSLCYCYALPKFVPKGIPRLLCILPIVCLFLDLPLHLTSVHLGGTTGFFIAWLANFKLLLFAFGKGPLSSDNSISLARFIAVACLPIKIQQVQKHQNGSSKEKPKKGQKSPVNYATKGLLLGLLLRVYDYSEHIHPKLLWVMYCFHIYFMLEIILVVVATVARAVMGLELEPQFDEPYLASSLQDFWGRRWNIMVTSILRPSVYEPVLMAATRLVGRKWAPLPAVMGTFVVSAIMHELIFYYLGRMSPTWQVTWFFLLHGVCLVVEIAIKKAVSSRRFQLPRVISGPLTVVFVMATVFWLFLPALLRCKADVRAFEEYAAVGTFVKNVGRVFMSKRVFIA; encoded by the coding sequence ATGGTGATGGAGCTAGGTGAGATGGGAAGCTTCATCAAGGTATGGCTCACAGTTTTCTTATCTCTCTGCTACTGCTATGCATTACCTAAGTTCGTGCCAAAAGGAATCCCAAGACTTTTGTGCATACTTCCAATTGTGTGCCTATTTCTAGACCTCCCTCTTCACTTGACCTCCGTTCATCTGGGAGGCACCACTGGTTTCTTCATTGCTTGGCTTGCCAACTTCAAGCTCTTGCTCTTCGCTTTCGGAAAAGGCCCTTTGTCTTCCGACAATTCAATCTCTCTTGCCCGTTTCATCGCCGTCGCTTGCTTGCCGATCAAGATCCAACAAGTTCAAAAACACCAAAATGGCTCCAGCAAAGAAAAACCCAAAAAGGGCCAAAAATCCCCGGTAAATTACGCAACCAAGGGTCTACTTTTGGGTTTGTTGCTACGAGTATATGACTACAGTGAGCATATTCATCCAAAGCTTCTATGGGTCATGTACTGCTTCCACATATATTTCATGTTAGAGATCATCCTAGTTGTAGTCGCAACCGTGGCTCGAGCTGTCATGGGACTTGAGCTCGAGCCACAGTTCGACGAGCCATACCTTGCCTCTTCACTCCAAGACTTTTGGGGCCGGAGGTGGAACATCATGGTCACCAGCATTCTCCGCCCCTCCGTGTACGAGCCCGTCCTCATGGCGGCGACGCGTCTAGTAGGGCGTAAGTGGGCCCCACTCCCGGCGGTTATGGGGACTTTCGTCGTGTCGGCAATCATGCACGAGCTCATATTCTACTATCTTGGGCGCATGAGTCCAACATGGCAAGTTACATGGTTCTTTCTTCTCCACGGGGTGTGTTTGGTGGTTGAGATCGCCATCAAGAAGGCGGTTTCTTCACGAAGGTTCCAGTTGCCTAGGGTTATATCGGGGCCGTTGACGGTGGTGTTCGTGATGGCCACCGTGTTCTGGCTCTTCTTGCCTGCGCTGCTCCGGTGTAAGGCGGATGTGAGGGCGTTTGAGGAGTACGCGGCTGTCGGTACATTTGTGAAGAATGTAGGTCGTGTTTTCATGTCTAAACGTGTTTTCATAGCTTAG
- the LOC101310394 gene encoding long-chain-alcohol O-fatty-acyltransferase-like, with product MCYQFFAPLSFNEYFSCVTGSLGDIFILVPPLFVLPVVLLFFYLPLHLTTIFLGGTSSFFLCWLANFKLLLFAFGKGPLSFDPPLAHFIPLACLPIKFQTDSEKKVQNVKKGQKSTLNYTVKALIFSTSIQVYHNKESIHPKIVMFLYAIYMYTGLEFIMAFVAVAARVFLGVDFEPQFDEPYLATSLQDFWGRRWNIMVNRILHPTVYEPVRDISIRLIGKEWAPLPAVLASFLVLALMHEFVFYYIGRTKPTWELTCFFLLHEVCLSVEITVKKAFRGSNWRLPAAVSGPLAMTFVVVTGSWLFLPSLMGRCQPDVMVYREYMAFLEFMKHVGDFLNVSRLKS from the coding sequence ATGTGTTACCAATTTTTTGCACCGTTGAGCTTCAATGAATATTTTTCATGTGTTACCGGTAGCCTAGGTGACATTTTCATCCTGGTTCCACCACTGTTCGTCCTTCCGGTAGTTCTCTTATTCTTCTACCTCCCTCTTCACCTCACCACCATCTTCCTCGGCGGCACCTCCTCCTTCTTCCTCTGTTGGCTCGCTAACTTCAAGCTCCTCCTCTTCGCTTTCGGCAAAGGTCCCTTATCGTTTGACCCGCCCCTCGCTCATTTCATCCCCTTGGCTTGTCTCCCCATCAAGTTCCAAACAGACTCCGAGAAGAAGGTCCAAAATGTAAAGAAGGGCCAGAAGTCGACTCTCAACTACACCGTAAAGGCTCTCATATTCTCCACTTCGATTCAAGTTTACCACAACAAGGAGTCCATCCACCCCAAGATAGTTATGTTTCTGTATGCCATTTACATGTACACCGGTTTAGAGTTCATAATGGCCTTCGTGGCCGTTGCGGCTCGAGTCTTCTTGGGTGTCGACTTTGAGCCGCAGTTTGACGAGCCCTACCTTGCCACCTCCCTCCAGGACTTTTGGGGGAGGAGGTGGAACATCATGGTCAACAGGATCCTTCACCCCACCGTGTACGAACCAGTCCGGGACATTTCCATCCGTCTGATCGGGAAAGAGTGGGCCCCTCTACCGGCAGTGCTCGCGTCCTTTCTGGTGTTGGCGTTGATGCATGAGTTTGTATTCTACTACATCGGTCGGACCAAGCCCACGTGGGAGCTCACGTGCTTCTTTCTCCTCCACGAGGTGTGTTTGTCTGTTGAGATCACTGTTAAGAAGGCGTTTAGGGGGAGTAATTGGCGGTTGCCGGCGGCCGTGTCGGGGCCGCTGGCAATGACGTTCGTGGTGGTTACTGGGTCGTGGCTGTTTTTGCCGTCTTTGATGGGGCGGTGCCAGCCGGACGTCATGGTGTATAGGGAGTACATGGCCTTCCTTGAGTTCATGAAGCATGTAGGTGACTTTCTCAATGTTAGTAGATTGAAGTCATAG